A window from Sus scrofa isolate TJ Tabasco breed Duroc chromosome 2, Sscrofa11.1, whole genome shotgun sequence encodes these proteins:
- the LOC110259748 gene encoding olfactory receptor 2T29-like encodes MEDSTWVANHTGQLEFILQGLFSQSKHPALLCTVIFVIFLVALSGNSILIFLIHSNAHLHTPMYFFISQLSLMDVMYISVTVPKMLMDQVMGMNKISVPECGMQMFFYLTLVGSEFFLLATMAYDRYVAICHPLHYSILMDHKVCFLLVSGCWFLGSVDGFMLTPITMTFPFCRSWEIHHFFCEVPAVMKLSCSDTSIYETLMYLCCTLMLLIPFTIISSSYSFILLTIHRMNSAEGQKKAFMTCSSHMTVVILFYGAAIYTYMLPTSYHTPEKDMVVSVLYTILTPVLNPLIYSFRNKDVTEALKKMLNGGFVFQFTMK; translated from the coding sequence ATGGAAGACTCCACCTGGGTAGCCAACCACACTGGACAGTTGGAGTTCATCCTTCAGGGACTCTTCAGTCAATCCAAGCACCCAGCTCTCCTTTGCACAGTCATTTTTGTGATTTTCCTGGTGGCCTTATCTGGGAATAGCATCCTTATCTTTCTGATTCATTCTAATGCCCATCTTCAtacccccatgtactttttcatCAGCCAGTTGTCTCTCATGGATGTGATGTACATTTCTGTCACTGTGCCCAAGATGCTCATGGACCAGGTCATGGGCATGAATAAGATCTCAGTCCCTGAATGTGGAATGCAGATGTTTTTCTATTTGACTCTAGTAGGTTCAGAATTTTTCCTTCTGGCTAcaatggcctatgaccgctatgtggccatctgccatcCACTCCACTATTCTATTCTTATGGATcataaggtatgtttcctcttgGTATCCGGCTGCTGGTTCCTAGGATCAGTGGATGGCTTTATGCTCACACCCATCACCATGACCTTCCCCTTCTGCAGATCCTGGGAGatccatcatttcttctgtgaggtCCCTGCTGTAATGAAGCTTTCCTGCTCAGACACATCCATCTATGAGACACTTATGTACCTGTGTTGTACCCTCATGCTCCTCATCCCTTTCACAATCATTTCAAGCTCCTACTCTTTCATCCTCCTCACCATCCACAGAATGAATTCAGCAGAGGGTCAGAAGAAGGCCTTTATGACTTGCTCTTCCCACATGACTGTGGTCATCCTCTTCTATGGGGCTGCCATCTACACCTACATGCTCCCTACCTCCTACCACACTCCTGAGAAAGACATGGttgtatctgttttatataccATACTCACTCCTGTGCTAAACCCTTTAATCTATAGTTTTAGGAATAAGGATGTCACAGAGGCTCTAAAGAAAATGTTGAATGGGGGATTTGTCTTTCAATTTACTATGAAGTaa